The following proteins are encoded in a genomic region of Pelodictyon phaeoclathratiforme BU-1:
- a CDS encoding electron transfer flavoprotein subunit alpha/FixB family protein, whose amino-acid sequence MKRCLVFLEQREGVVKQASIDTWNRVQELATLRPDITVSALLAGPADLRQLEGRMAGTGVLYLASDARFSRYNPEHYQRLITDIMKREACSDLFFADTVLSRDLAPRLSVRLKASLLSGCSIIEDIASEASCTRALYSGSVIASFAPRRPLSIYTTSSRPTHPIIPSETHISLVLLEPPGFIEATLLPVVCGMVMRESGSDVTEAGIIVAGGRGMGSAEDFEQLEELARLLGGVVGASRPVVDEGWRPHAEQIGQTGKTVAPALYVACAISGAPQHLAGIGSSRKVVAINSDPHAPIFDVADYGIVGDVHLVLPKLIEGLQEFLKKR is encoded by the coding sequence ATGAAGAGATGTTTGGTTTTTCTCGAACAGAGGGAAGGTGTTGTTAAACAAGCTTCCATTGACACCTGGAACAGGGTTCAGGAGCTTGCCACCCTGCGACCGGACATAACCGTCTCAGCTCTCCTTGCTGGCCCGGCGGACCTCCGTCAGCTTGAAGGCCGTATGGCAGGAACGGGGGTTCTTTACCTGGCCAGTGACGCCCGTTTCAGCAGGTACAATCCGGAACACTATCAGAGGTTGATTACTGATATCATGAAGAGGGAGGCGTGCAGTGATCTCTTTTTTGCTGATACGGTACTCAGCCGTGATCTTGCACCCCGGCTCTCCGTGCGTCTTAAGGCATCACTGCTCTCGGGATGCTCAATCATTGAAGATATCGCCTCCGAGGCTTCTTGCACAAGAGCGCTCTATTCTGGTTCCGTAATCGCCTCGTTTGCACCCCGGCGTCCATTAAGCATTTATACCACCTCTTCACGTCCAACGCATCCAATCATCCCTTCCGAAACTCATATTTCACTTGTTCTCCTTGAGCCACCCGGTTTCATCGAAGCGACTCTTTTACCTGTTGTTTGCGGGATGGTGATGCGTGAAAGCGGTTCAGACGTGACAGAAGCCGGAATTATTGTTGCCGGTGGCAGAGGAATGGGCAGCGCAGAGGATTTTGAGCAGCTTGAAGAGCTTGCCCGGCTCCTTGGAGGTGTCGTGGGAGCGAGCCGTCCCGTGGTTGATGAAGGGTGGCGGCCACATGCCGAACAGATCGGCCAGACTGGCAAAACTGTGGCTCCAGCCCTCTATGTTGCCTGTGCCATATCAGGTGCACCTCAGCATCTGGCCGGTATAGGATCATCCAGAAAAGTGGTTGCCATCAACAGTGATCCTCATGCACCGATTTTTGATGTTGCTGATTATGGTATTGTTGGTGATGTGCACCTTGTACTGCCAAAACTGATAGAAGGGCTGCAGGAATTTTTGAAGAAGAGATGA
- a CDS encoding bifunctional nuclease family protein → MRKLQVDILGLSTSPHTNGAYALILYELEGKRKLPIIIGGFEAQAIALKLENIKPPRPFTHDLFKNIADAFHLHVNEIIIDELHNETFYAKVVCEVNGEVHEIDARPSDAIAIAVRFNAPLFVTEEIMNEAGIKEEQKEEGEEDGIPLETEERVAGLLNPEALLDELQAALNDAISNENYEEAARLRDEISRMKRRS, encoded by the coding sequence ATGCGTAAACTTCAGGTAGATATTCTTGGACTTTCGACAAGTCCCCATACCAACGGAGCCTATGCCCTTATCCTTTATGAACTTGAGGGAAAACGTAAACTACCGATCATTATCGGCGGCTTCGAGGCGCAGGCCATTGCCCTGAAACTTGAAAACATTAAACCCCCGAGGCCATTTACCCACGATCTTTTCAAAAATATTGCCGATGCGTTTCATTTGCATGTCAATGAAATTATTATTGATGAACTGCACAATGAAACCTTTTATGCCAAAGTAGTCTGTGAGGTGAACGGTGAAGTGCATGAAATCGATGCACGTCCCAGTGATGCTATCGCCATTGCTGTGCGTTTTAATGCGCCACTTTTTGTCACAGAAGAGATCATGAACGAGGCCGGTATCAAGGAAGAGCAGAAAGAGGAAGGTGAAGAGGATGGCATTCCCCTCGAAACAGAAGAGAGAGTTGCAGGGCTGCTCAATCCTGAAGCGCTGCTCGACGAGCTGCAGGCGGCCCTTAATGACGCCATCAGCAACGAAAACTATGAAGAGGCCGCAAGACTTCGCGACGAAATATCGCGGATGAAAAGGAGATCCTGA
- the bamA gene encoding outer membrane protein assembly factor BamA, with amino-acid sequence MKQTRKLITLVLLALALDAAGKTVEAKNLPVAKPAAAEQTKITTPKKEIYTVTAISFSGLESLSEQELTTSLPLKVMDKISVPGMELSGALQYLWKLQLFSDIKVEKSDLGQNNIALKFTVNELPVLADIAFKGNSKLENDELKRTAALVTGKKISEQELLTASNKIEKFYASKGYLTAGATFRLVENGKNQVKAIFSITEGAKVSIERITFHGNSAFSQNKLRGVFKETTQNSWWRKIFGTPKLDTDKFGDDKNLLIEFYRNNGYRDARIIRDAISYTDDKKGLFLDIYLEEGQKYRIGKITWKGNTKEFATTEILEKTFRIKPGDIYSPKLIQERLNYSQDNSDISSIYLDRGYLAFRANIDEKIVKPDLVDLVLSLREGEQFQLNTIKIKGNTKTKDHVIRRELYTVPGDMFSRKNVVRSIRELSMLNYFDPEQITPDIQPNPENNTVDLIYSVNEKQTDTFNASVGYSGSGFTGAIGVTFNNFSLQDIFNRDAYRPLPHGDGQQLGLQWQFGSYDYNTLSLSFTEPWAFGGPTALGFSAFKTHRAYDYTDDSIDNPNTIDQTGTTLSIGRRLAWPDDYCSVNWKLKYLHSEGGFLSFVDYTDPNAPVKADEFSISQTIGRNSIDSPIYPRRGSKNSITAQLAGGPLPGTVDFYKFTGTSSWFFPITKKFVLNLSTQHGYLSTFNENDYIPYTEYFYMGGSGMSSLPTVSLRGYDDRSLGTKLGGSSASSSLYAGNIYSKFTSEMRYPITLSSSVSIYGLAFVEAGNLWENAEAVDFSDLKKSAGLGLRLYLPIIGQIGLDYGYGFDAVESVPDKTKQGWSFMFSFGTTME; translated from the coding sequence ATGAAACAAACGCGAAAACTGATAACGTTGGTTCTACTTGCTCTTGCCCTTGATGCTGCAGGGAAAACCGTTGAAGCAAAAAATCTGCCTGTTGCAAAGCCCGCGGCAGCAGAGCAGACAAAAATAACGACACCGAAAAAGGAGATCTACACCGTGACGGCCATCTCCTTCAGCGGCCTTGAATCACTCAGCGAACAGGAATTAACGACCAGCCTTCCGCTGAAAGTGATGGACAAAATTTCCGTCCCCGGAATGGAGCTCTCAGGAGCGCTCCAATATCTTTGGAAACTCCAGCTTTTCAGTGATATCAAGGTTGAAAAAAGTGATCTTGGCCAAAATAACATCGCGCTGAAATTCACCGTCAATGAGCTGCCGGTGCTTGCTGATATCGCGTTTAAAGGCAACAGCAAGCTGGAAAATGATGAGCTGAAGCGAACAGCCGCGCTTGTGACTGGTAAAAAAATAAGCGAACAGGAGTTGCTTACTGCCAGCAATAAAATCGAAAAGTTCTATGCATCGAAGGGGTACCTGACGGCAGGAGCAACCTTCCGCCTGGTGGAGAACGGAAAAAATCAGGTTAAAGCTATTTTCTCGATTACGGAAGGAGCGAAAGTCTCAATTGAGAGAATCACTTTTCACGGCAACAGCGCTTTCAGCCAAAATAAGCTGAGAGGCGTTTTCAAGGAGACGACACAAAACTCATGGTGGCGTAAAATCTTCGGAACACCTAAACTTGATACCGATAAATTCGGTGATGACAAAAATCTGCTGATTGAGTTTTACCGGAACAACGGCTACCGGGATGCACGTATTATTCGCGATGCAATTAGCTACACGGATGATAAAAAAGGACTTTTTCTCGATATTTATCTTGAGGAGGGGCAAAAATACCGAATCGGAAAAATCACCTGGAAAGGGAATACGAAGGAGTTTGCGACTACGGAGATTCTTGAGAAAACGTTCCGAATCAAGCCGGGTGATATTTACAGTCCCAAACTGATCCAGGAGCGCCTGAACTATTCGCAGGACAACTCCGATATCAGTTCAATCTATCTTGATCGCGGCTACCTCGCCTTCAGGGCAAACATTGATGAAAAGATTGTCAAACCTGATCTGGTCGATCTGGTCCTCTCTTTGCGCGAGGGAGAGCAGTTCCAGCTCAACACCATCAAGATCAAAGGCAATACCAAAACAAAGGATCATGTGATCCGCCGTGAGCTTTACACGGTTCCTGGCGATATGTTCAGCCGCAAGAATGTTGTCCGCAGTATCCGCGAACTCAGTATGCTCAATTACTTCGACCCTGAACAGATTACCCCGGACATTCAACCGAACCCTGAAAACAACACTGTTGACCTGATCTACTCGGTCAACGAAAAACAGACCGATACGTTTAACGCTTCGGTCGGTTACAGCGGCAGCGGATTTACCGGCGCAATCGGTGTCACTTTCAATAACTTCTCACTGCAGGATATTTTCAACCGTGATGCATACAGGCCTCTGCCACACGGTGATGGCCAGCAGTTGGGCCTGCAATGGCAGTTCGGAAGTTACGACTACAATACACTCAGTCTCTCTTTTACTGAGCCATGGGCATTTGGCGGACCTACTGCACTTGGTTTTTCAGCCTTTAAAACTCATCGTGCCTACGACTACACGGATGACAGTATCGATAACCCAAATACGATCGACCAGACTGGTACGACACTTTCCATCGGAAGGCGCCTGGCCTGGCCAGATGACTACTGCTCAGTCAACTGGAAACTGAAATACCTTCACAGTGAAGGTGGCTTCCTCAGTTTTGTTGATTATACCGATCCAAACGCTCCCGTCAAGGCCGACGAGTTTTCCATTTCGCAAACCATTGGCCGCAACAGTATCGACAGCCCGATCTATCCGAGAAGGGGCAGCAAAAACTCAATAACGGCACAGCTTGCCGGCGGACCACTGCCGGGTACCGTTGATTTCTACAAATTCACCGGAACCTCGAGCTGGTTCTTCCCGATTACAAAAAAGTTCGTTTTGAACCTTTCGACACAACACGGCTATCTGTCGACTTTCAATGAAAATGATTACATCCCTTACACCGAGTACTTCTACATGGGTGGCAGTGGCATGTCCTCGCTGCCAACGGTGTCGCTGAGAGGGTATGACGACCGGAGCCTTGGGACAAAACTTGGAGGGAGTTCGGCAAGCTCAAGCTTGTATGCAGGAAATATTTACTCGAAGTTCACTTCTGAAATGCGCTACCCGATTACCCTGTCGTCCTCGGTAAGCATCTATGGACTTGCCTTTGTTGAAGCTGGTAATCTCTGGGAAAATGCGGAGGCAGTTGATTTTTCGGATCTGAAAAAATCAGCCGGACTTGGCCTCCGACTCTACCTGCCTATTATCGGTCAAATCGGACTTGATTACGGCTATGGCTTCGACGCCGTCGAGAGCGTTCCGGACAAGACAAAACAGGGATGGAGCTTCATGTTCAGCTTTGGCACGACAATGGAATAA
- a CDS encoding isoprenyl transferase, producing the protein MALIKIMDFTATPKTSWFSSDTDDDDKRIQADLKATCQLPNHIAIIMDGNGRWARLKGKTRIEGHVAGVESVRDVVESCSQLGIRYLTLFTFSTENWKRPEKEVSALMQLLVKVIGRETRKLHDNNIRLNVIGEMEILPEKVRSVLTKTMELTKNNSKLMLNIALSYSGQWDLTQACQAIAFDVQAGRINAESVDEHLLASYLSTSSIPDPDLLIRTSGEFRISNFMLWQCAYSEIFFTNTYWPDFHRSQLYEAVREFQSRERRFGQTSEQVQKKNIPTNKL; encoded by the coding sequence ATGGCTCTTATAAAAATAATGGACTTTACAGCAACGCCTAAAACCAGTTGGTTTTCCTCGGATACTGATGATGACGATAAACGCATTCAGGCTGATCTGAAAGCGACGTGTCAGCTCCCCAACCATATTGCAATCATTATGGATGGAAATGGACGATGGGCACGATTGAAGGGCAAAACAAGAATCGAAGGCCATGTCGCTGGTGTAGAATCGGTCAGGGATGTTGTGGAATCATGCTCCCAACTTGGCATTCGCTACCTTACCCTCTTTACCTTTTCAACAGAAAACTGGAAAAGGCCGGAAAAAGAGGTCTCGGCGCTGATGCAGCTTCTTGTCAAGGTTATTGGAAGAGAAACCCGTAAACTCCACGACAACAACATCCGTCTCAATGTTATCGGAGAAATGGAGATTCTGCCTGAAAAAGTACGTTCTGTTCTGACAAAAACCATGGAACTTACCAAGAACAACAGCAAACTGATGCTGAATATTGCTCTCAGTTACAGCGGTCAATGGGATCTTACCCAAGCTTGCCAGGCGATTGCCTTTGATGTTCAGGCGGGAAGAATCAATGCGGAGTCTGTTGATGAACATCTGCTCGCATCATACCTCTCCACCAGCTCCATACCCGATCCCGATCTGCTGATTCGGACAAGCGGTGAGTTCAGAATAAGCAATTTCATGCTTTGGCAGTGCGCCTATTCCGAAATTTTCTTTACCAACACCTATTGGCCCGACTTTCACCGTTCTCAGCTTTATGAGGCCGTACGGGAATTTCAAAGCAGAGAGAGAAGATTTGGACAGACAAGTGAACAAGTTCAGAAAAAAAATATACCAACAAACAAGCTTTAA
- the gatA gene encoding Asp-tRNA(Asn)/Glu-tRNA(Gln) amidotransferase subunit GatA — translation MQFSSYEDLRSRLVSHAITCEEVVRFYLERIENHRGDNIYITVFHDQALERARTLDRKLREGGNPGKLFGMPMAIKDNIAMKNCRLTCASKILENYESVYDATAVLRLEEADAIFLGKTNMDEFAMGSSNENSAFGNVPNPFDKTRVPGGSSGGSAAAVANGLALVALGSDTGGSVRQPAGFCDIVGLKPTYGRISRYGLVAFASSFDQIGVLGLNCDDVALVLGVMAGKDEGDATSSRHPVADYASEMATLSVDGLKIGVPKEYFPETLNPEVSRMVKGKLEELRAQGAELVPVTLPDSAYAIAAYYILVTAEASSNLARFDGARYGYRSEMSEDLAAMYVNSRTEGFGREVKRRIMLGTYVLSAGYYDTYYKKAQQVRRVFQDRYREALDKVDVIAGPTSPFPPFGIGDKTENPLEMYLADVFTVPASIVGMPAISVPLGFDSMNLPVGMHLICNFFEEGKLLGIARHMQRSL, via the coding sequence GTGCAATTTAGTAGTTACGAAGATCTTCGATCCAGGCTTGTCTCGCATGCAATAACCTGTGAAGAGGTCGTGCGTTTTTATTTGGAACGTATAGAGAATCATCGCGGCGATAATATTTACATAACGGTTTTTCATGATCAGGCGTTGGAACGGGCAAGAACCCTCGATCGGAAACTCAGGGAGGGAGGGAATCCTGGAAAATTGTTCGGGATGCCTATGGCAATCAAGGACAATATTGCCATGAAAAATTGCAGGCTTACCTGTGCCTCGAAAATTCTTGAGAATTACGAAAGTGTTTATGATGCCACTGCAGTGCTCCGACTTGAGGAGGCAGACGCTATTTTTCTTGGAAAAACCAATATGGACGAGTTTGCCATGGGCAGCTCGAATGAGAATTCAGCATTTGGCAACGTTCCCAATCCCTTTGATAAAACAAGAGTTCCTGGAGGCAGTTCAGGTGGATCTGCTGCTGCCGTTGCAAATGGCCTTGCTCTGGTGGCTCTCGGATCGGATACCGGAGGCTCTGTTCGTCAGCCAGCAGGTTTCTGTGATATTGTTGGGCTGAAACCGACCTATGGCAGGATCTCCCGTTATGGTCTTGTGGCGTTTGCCTCCTCCTTCGATCAGATAGGAGTGCTTGGTCTGAACTGTGATGATGTTGCTCTTGTGCTCGGGGTTATGGCGGGCAAGGATGAAGGTGATGCCACTTCCTCCCGGCATCCCGTTGCCGATTACGCATCTGAAATGGCGACGCTCTCTGTTGATGGATTAAAGATAGGTGTACCGAAAGAGTATTTTCCTGAAACACTGAACCCTGAAGTATCCCGCATGGTGAAGGGAAAGCTTGAAGAGCTTCGCGCTCAGGGAGCTGAACTTGTTCCAGTCACGCTTCCTGACAGTGCATATGCCATAGCAGCCTACTACATACTTGTTACCGCCGAAGCCTCATCCAATCTTGCCCGTTTTGATGGTGCACGATATGGCTACCGCTCCGAAATGTCGGAAGATCTTGCCGCCATGTATGTCAATTCAAGGACAGAAGGGTTCGGCAGGGAGGTCAAGCGCCGCATTATGCTTGGAACCTACGTGCTTTCCGCAGGCTATTATGATACCTACTACAAAAAGGCACAGCAGGTCCGCCGGGTTTTTCAGGATCGGTATCGTGAGGCCTTGGATAAGGTCGATGTCATAGCCGGTCCGACCTCACCCTTTCCTCCTTTTGGGATCGGTGACAAAACCGAAAATCCTCTTGAAATGTATCTTGCCGATGTTTTCACCGTTCCGGCAAGTATCGTCGGTATGCCGGCAATCAGTGTTCCACTCGGGTTTGACAGTATGAACCTGCCTGTAGGGATGCACCTTATCTGTAATTTTTTTGAGGAAGGAAAGCTGCTCGGGATAGCCCGACACATGCAGCGATCCCTGTGA
- the sucD gene encoding succinate--CoA ligase subunit alpha, whose protein sequence is MSVLVNKDTRLLVQGITGGEGTFHTSQILEYGTNVVAGVTPGKGGILYHGNEKDKFCRPVPVFDTVREAVQKAEANATVIFVPAAFAADAVMEAADAGLKVIICITEGIPVNDMMKAYAFVKQKGAVLVGPNCPGVITPGEAKVGIMPGFIHKKGTIGVVSRSGTLTYEAVHQLTEVGLGQSTCIGIGGDPIIGTQFIDAIKLFAMDDETEGLVMIGEIGGSAEEEAAAYIKEYFKKPVIGFIAGRTAPPGRRMGHAGAIVSGGKGTAEDKITAMEAAGIHVVKSPADIGEAMLKALGR, encoded by the coding sequence ATGAGTGTATTAGTAAACAAGGATACCCGCCTGCTCGTGCAAGGGATAACCGGTGGGGAAGGTACCTTTCACACCTCCCAGATTCTTGAATATGGAACCAATGTGGTCGCCGGAGTCACACCGGGCAAAGGTGGTATACTCTATCATGGCAACGAAAAAGACAAGTTTTGCCGACCAGTGCCGGTTTTTGATACAGTACGTGAAGCCGTGCAGAAGGCCGAAGCCAATGCAACCGTCATTTTTGTTCCGGCAGCATTTGCAGCCGATGCGGTTATGGAGGCTGCTGATGCCGGACTGAAAGTGATTATCTGTATCACTGAAGGCATTCCTGTTAACGATATGATGAAAGCATATGCTTTTGTCAAGCAAAAGGGAGCCGTTCTTGTGGGGCCAAACTGTCCGGGCGTTATTACTCCAGGTGAAGCCAAAGTTGGTATCATGCCTGGTTTTATCCACAAAAAAGGAACGATTGGGGTTGTTTCCCGGAGTGGCACCCTTACCTACGAAGCGGTTCACCAACTGACAGAGGTTGGTCTTGGTCAATCGACCTGTATCGGTATTGGTGGGGATCCAATTATTGGTACCCAGTTTATTGACGCCATCAAGCTCTTTGCTATGGATGATGAAACTGAAGGGCTTGTGATGATCGGTGAAATAGGTGGAAGTGCTGAAGAGGAAGCTGCTGCCTACATCAAGGAATACTTCAAAAAACCGGTTATTGGATTCATTGCCGGTCGCACAGCGCCTCCAGGCCGGAGAATGGGCCATGCCGGCGCAATTGTATCCGGAGGAAAAGGAACAGCCGAAGACAAAATAACAGCAATGGAAGCAGCAGGCATTCATGTTGTAAAAAGCCCCGCCGATATTGGCGAAGCAATGCTAAAAGCACTGGGTCGGTAA